The following coding sequences lie in one Pseudomonas syringae CC1557 genomic window:
- the pstA gene encoding phosphate ABC transporter permease PstA, with amino-acid sequence MSAGAVSIAVIMTIGLLAVIAVRGLGHFWPADLVSAQYAVPNQQAHVLIGERVEQEQVPRARLKGAGFPVPDQGPEFMTRELYKVGNRELNPSDFTWVIGEWLTEQSNPVELMTLERREWGNFYGYLVNVKENGRIVAEGEAAWPTLQARIKRVETLADDLYSLEKKDIGAINHGIERLRLQARKLELAGRLDAAAQADMAAERAELDARYKVIEERLGGLHQAFDRDSLTARDAEGKEIEISLGKVVHAYQPNAMSTFTKLGFYFQKLWEFLSDDPREANTEGGIFPAIFGTVMMTLIMAVIVTPFGVLAAVYLREYARQGPVTRLIRIAVNNLAGVPAIVYGVFGLGFFVYVLGGSVDRLFFPEALPAPTFGTPGLLWASLTLALLAVPVVIVATEEGLARIPLTLREGSLALGATKAETLWKIVLPMASPAMMTGLILAVARAAGEVAPLMLVGVVKLAPSLPLDGNYPYLHLDQKIMHLGFHIYDVGFQSPNVEAARPLVYATALLLVLVIALLNLSAVTLRNHLREKYKALDN; translated from the coding sequence ATGAGTGCGGGCGCCGTATCCATCGCGGTGATCATGACCATCGGGCTGCTGGCGGTCATCGCCGTGCGCGGTCTAGGGCATTTTTGGCCTGCGGATCTGGTGTCTGCGCAGTACGCAGTGCCCAATCAGCAGGCCCATGTACTGATCGGCGAACGGGTCGAGCAGGAGCAGGTGCCCCGTGCGCGTCTGAAAGGCGCAGGCTTCCCGGTGCCTGATCAAGGCCCTGAGTTCATGACTCGCGAGCTGTATAAGGTCGGCAACCGTGAGCTTAACCCCAGCGACTTCACCTGGGTGATTGGCGAGTGGCTGACCGAGCAAAGCAACCCCGTCGAGTTGATGACGCTGGAGCGTCGCGAGTGGGGCAACTTTTACGGTTATCTGGTCAATGTGAAAGAAAACGGCAGGATCGTGGCCGAAGGCGAAGCGGCCTGGCCGACCCTGCAAGCGCGTATCAAGCGCGTCGAAACGCTGGCTGACGACCTTTACAGCCTGGAAAAGAAAGACATCGGGGCTATCAACCACGGCATCGAACGTCTGCGTTTACAGGCACGCAAGCTGGAGCTGGCCGGCAGGCTCGATGCCGCTGCGCAAGCTGACATGGCGGCAGAGCGTGCCGAGCTGGACGCTCGCTACAAGGTTATCGAAGAGCGTCTTGGCGGGCTGCATCAGGCCTTTGATCGAGACAGCCTGACGGCGCGTGACGCTGAAGGCAAAGAGATCGAAATCAGTCTGGGCAAGGTGGTGCACGCTTATCAGCCCAATGCGATGAGCACCTTCACCAAGCTGGGTTTCTACTTTCAGAAGCTGTGGGAGTTTCTCAGCGACGATCCACGTGAAGCCAACACCGAAGGTGGCATCTTCCCGGCGATTTTCGGCACGGTGATGATGACCCTGATCATGGCGGTCATCGTGACGCCGTTTGGCGTGCTGGCGGCGGTTTACTTGCGTGAGTACGCCCGTCAAGGGCCGGTGACCCGGTTGATTCGTATCGCCGTGAATAATCTGGCCGGCGTACCGGCGATTGTGTACGGAGTGTTTGGCCTCGGGTTTTTTGTTTACGTGCTGGGCGGCTCGGTGGATCGTCTGTTTTTCCCCGAAGCGCTGCCAGCGCCGACCTTTGGTACGCCGGGCTTGCTCTGGGCATCGTTGACACTGGCGCTGCTCGCGGTCCCGGTGGTGATCGTGGCAACCGAAGAAGGGCTGGCGCGCATTCCGCTGACCCTGCGCGAAGGCTCGCTGGCGCTGGGGGCCACCAAGGCCGAGACGTTGTGGAAGATTGTGCTGCCGATGGCCAGCCCGGCGATGATGACCGGCCTTATTCTGGCGGTGGCCCGTGCAGCCGGTGAAGTTGCACCGTTAATGCTGGTCGGCGTGGTCAAACTGGCGCCTTCGCTGCCGCTGGATGGCAACTATCCTTACCTGCATCTGGATCAGAAGATCATGCACCTGGGGTTTCATATTTACGACGTGGGCTTTCAGAGCCCCAATGTCGAAGCGGCGCGTCCGCTGGTATACGCCACTGCGTTGCTGCTGGTGCTGGTTATTGCCTTGCTCAACCTGTCGGCGGTCACCCTCCGTAATCACCTGCGGGAAAAGTACAAGGCGCTCGACAATTGA
- a CDS encoding ABC transporter permease subunit yields the protein MNEWVKPSMNQSSPPERIDFNTPAMVRKRRVRAFKDRLTHWYVAVGGLAVLAAITLIFFYLAYVVAPLFKGASLTAEPELSAAWMQDAGKPLMITIEEQNLIGMRISDKGEVIFFNIKDGAELQRIALPLPPGVSVASIGKDQPGAPLIALGLSNGQVLVFRHSYLTTYPNDQKTITPSVAWPFGEAPLVLDEDGRAVEHVTVSSDGESLKLAGSTGTQLHVVSIEQKENLMTGEMTREQTRIELPQTSAAVKAIYIDPRQQWLYVINGRAQADVFSLRDRSLNGRYKLLEDGNAEITASAQLVGGISLIIGNSRGGLAQWFMARDTDGEQRLMRIRDFKMGSAPIDQIKAEQRRKGFIALDTTGRLGVFHSTAHRTLLVEKVADGPGILALSPRANQLLIESGGKLLPLALDNPHPEVSWSSLWGKVWYENYDEPKYVWQSTASNSDFEPKLSLAPLTYGTLKAAFYAMLLAAPLAVAAAIYTAYFMAPGMRRKVKPVIELMEAMPTVILGFFAGLFLAPYLEAHLPGVFSLLLLTPIGILLAGFFWTRLPDTIRLRVPDGWEGAILIPVVLLVGWFSLSMSPHLESWFFGGNMSMWIREELGITYDQRNALVVGIAMGFAVIPNIYSIAEDAVFSVPRSLTLGSLALGATPWQTLTRVVILTASPGIFSALMIGMGRAVGETMIVLMATGNTPIMDMNLFEGMRTLAANVAVEMPESEVGGSHYRVLFLAALVLLMFTFVMNTFAELIRQRLRKQYSSL from the coding sequence GAGTTCGCCTCCCGAGCGTATCGACTTCAATACGCCTGCGATGGTGCGCAAGCGTCGTGTTCGTGCGTTCAAGGATCGGCTGACTCACTGGTACGTCGCGGTGGGCGGCCTTGCCGTGCTGGCCGCCATCACGCTGATCTTCTTCTACCTCGCCTATGTCGTCGCGCCGCTGTTCAAAGGCGCAAGCCTGACCGCCGAACCTGAGCTGAGTGCCGCCTGGATGCAGGATGCCGGCAAGCCACTGATGATTACCATTGAAGAACAGAACCTGATCGGGATGCGTATTTCCGACAAGGGCGAAGTGATCTTCTTCAACATCAAGGATGGCGCAGAGTTGCAGCGTATCGCCCTGCCACTTCCGCCGGGCGTATCAGTCGCCTCTATCGGCAAGGACCAGCCCGGTGCGCCATTGATTGCGCTGGGGTTGTCCAACGGCCAGGTGCTGGTGTTCAGGCACTCTTACCTGACGACCTACCCGAATGATCAGAAAACCATCACCCCGAGTGTCGCCTGGCCTTTCGGCGAAGCACCGTTGGTGCTGGATGAGGACGGTCGAGCGGTCGAGCATGTGACCGTCAGCTCGGACGGCGAGAGCCTGAAGCTGGCAGGCTCTACGGGCACCCAGTTGCATGTTGTCTCGATTGAACAGAAAGAAAACCTGATGACCGGCGAGATGACTCGCGAGCAGACTCGCATCGAGCTGCCGCAGACGTCCGCTGCGGTCAAGGCGATCTACATTGATCCGCGTCAGCAGTGGTTGTACGTGATCAATGGCCGGGCGCAGGCCGACGTTTTCAGCCTGCGTGATCGCTCCCTAAATGGTCGCTACAAACTGCTGGAAGACGGCAACGCCGAAATCACTGCCAGCGCTCAATTGGTCGGTGGCATTTCGCTGATTATTGGCAATTCCAGGGGCGGCCTGGCGCAGTGGTTCATGGCTCGGGATACCGACGGCGAACAGCGTTTAATGCGCATTCGTGATTTCAAAATGGGCAGTGCGCCTATCGATCAGATCAAGGCAGAACAGCGTCGTAAGGGCTTTATCGCGCTGGACACTACGGGCAGGCTGGGCGTGTTTCACAGCACCGCTCACCGTACCTTGCTGGTCGAAAAGGTCGCCGACGGCCCCGGCATTCTGGCGTTGTCACCGCGCGCCAATCAGCTTCTGATCGAAAGTGGCGGCAAGCTGCTGCCGCTGGCGCTGGACAACCCGCACCCGGAAGTGTCCTGGAGTTCGTTGTGGGGCAAGGTCTGGTACGAGAACTACGACGAACCCAAGTACGTCTGGCAGTCCACGGCGTCCAACTCCGATTTCGAGCCCAAGCTGAGTCTTGCGCCGTTAACCTACGGCACCCTGAAAGCTGCGTTCTACGCCATGCTGCTGGCCGCGCCGCTGGCTGTTGCGGCGGCGATCTATACCGCCTATTTCATGGCTCCGGGGATGCGTCGCAAGGTCAAGCCGGTGATTGAGTTGATGGAAGCGATGCCGACAGTGATTCTCGGCTTCTTTGCCGGGCTGTTTCTGGCGCCGTACCTGGAAGCTCATCTACCCGGTGTGTTCAGCCTGTTGCTGCTCACTCCGATAGGCATTCTGCTGGCAGGGTTCTTCTGGACCCGCCTGCCTGACACCATTCGCCTGCGGGTGCCCGACGGCTGGGAAGGGGCGATTCTGATCCCGGTCGTGCTGTTGGTGGGCTGGTTCTCGTTGAGCATGAGCCCCCACCTGGAGAGCTGGTTCTTCGGCGGCAACATGAGCATGTGGATTCGTGAAGAACTGGGCATTACCTACGATCAACGCAACGCGCTGGTGGTCGGCATTGCGATGGGCTTTGCAGTCATCCCGAACATTTATTCGATTGCCGAAGACGCCGTGTTCAGCGTGCCGCGGAGCCTGACCCTCGGTTCTCTGGCGCTGGGTGCGACGCCGTGGCAAACCCTGACGCGGGTGGTGATCCTGACCGCCAGCCCGGGCATTTTTTCGGCGTTGATGATCGGTATGGGACGGGCGGTGGGGGAAACCATGATTGTGCTGATGGCCACCGGCAACACGCCGATCATGGACATGAACCTGTTCGAAGGCATGCGCACGCTGGCGGCTAACGTCGCCGTGGAGATGCCTGAGTCGGAAGTGGGCGGCAGTCATTATCGGGTACTGTTCCTGGCTGCGTTGGTGCTGCTGATGTTCACCTTCGTGATGAACACCTTCGCCGAGCTGATTCGTCAGCGTCTGCGCAAACAATACTCGTCGCTTTAA